In the genome of Oligoflexus sp., the window CTCGAGGAATTGGGTGAAGCGGAGCGATTGGCAGCCGGCGAGTATACAACTCCGAAAGGCGACCTCGTGGTGACAGCTCCCATCGTCTTCGGGCGGCTTCACATGCTGCCGCTAGTTGCCGAGTTTTTGAAGGCCTATCCAGAGATCAATATTCAACTGGTTTTCACGGACAGAGTCGTGGACATGCTGGAAGATCATATCGATCTCGCTCTGCGCATCGGAGAGCTTC includes:
- a CDS encoding LysR family transcriptional regulator, encoding MDRFESMTVFVSVVEAGSLSASSRKLGVPLPTVSRKISELEAHLGVRLLNRSTRRLDLTDAGLVYFSASKRILEELGEAERLAAGEYTTPKGDLVVTAPIVFGRLHMLPLVAEFLKAYPEINIQLVFTDRVVDMLEDHIDLALRIGEL